A single genomic interval of Lachnospiraceae bacterium harbors:
- a CDS encoding CvpA family protein, whose amino-acid sequence MIKLLPFIMDAVVIFIFVFYLARGWHRGLARTVVTMFSWLLAILLAWQLYEYVADFLRAVGVQAKLASSFGAGLQAPAQPGMAEASGFIESMALPEALKSSLLGNNNYEAYAALGVNSFKDYIGVFLANMVVNAIAVLLVFVVALLLLRIVARGLGAVNKIPLIGLANRILGLAAGGIIGACVIALSMFILTMFATGQNVFTTLVVAIEKSSVASWFYHSNHLIDWIMEIFG is encoded by the coding sequence ATGATTAAATTACTTCCTTTTATAATGGACGCAGTCGTGATTTTTATATTTGTGTTCTATCTGGCGCGCGGCTGGCACAGAGGTCTGGCACGTACCGTCGTAACGATGTTTAGCTGGCTGCTTGCAATCCTTTTGGCGTGGCAGTTATATGAATATGTAGCTGATTTTTTGCGCGCAGTTGGCGTGCAGGCGAAGCTGGCCAGCAGTTTTGGAGCGGGGCTTCAGGCGCCCGCACAGCCAGGAATGGCAGAGGCTAGCGGATTTATCGAAAGTATGGCGCTTCCCGAAGCATTAAAGAGCAGCTTGCTGGGCAATAATAATTATGAAGCCTATGCGGCGCTCGGCGTGAACTCGTTTAAAGATTATATTGGTGTGTTTTTAGCAAACATGGTTGTGAATGCGATAGCAGTGCTATTGGTATTTGTGGTTGCCCTGCTGCTTCTGCGGATCGTTGCCAGAGGACTGGGGGCTGTTAATAAGATTCCGCTTATTGGCCTGGCAAATCGGATTCTGGGGCTGGCGGCTGGCGGCATTATCGGTGCCTGTGTGATTGCGCTGAGTATGTTTATATTAACAATGTTTGCCACAGGGCAAAATGTGTTTACAACACTGGTTGTTGCCATTGAAAAAAGCTCCGTAGCCTCTTGGTTTTATCATAGCAATCACCTGATCGATTGGATCATGGAAATTTTCGGGTAA